A region of the Pungitius pungitius chromosome 8, fPunPun2.1, whole genome shotgun sequence genome:
GCATTCTCTAGATTAGCCAACAATTTAATGTAACACTAATTTAACTCCCACAACTCCGACATTTCTGCCCGCAGGTGAATGAATGATGCCCGACGATATTGCCTGCTACAATTACTACTAACTTGTTGTTTTTACGAACAAGTAATCAAACAATGAATCATACGAGAAACATAAAAGAGATGCTGGGCATCCCAACCGGAAGCAGGTAAATTACCGTTAGCATCCGTTAGCTTGAATGTGCTAGTTAGCAATGACTCCCATTAGCTAACGTTATTAATGGAACTTCTCCCTCTACTGTGAATCCTTTTTAAATTAAGCTGCTATCAACAGTGCTCTGAAAAACTGTAATCAAGCCCTACATTTGTGGTACAATGTTTTACATCTGAATTCATGTGTTTACCTGATTTCTACATACACTTGTTATGTTTTGTTGCTCAAAGAAACTGTGTTTGTGCTTCATTTACCCCTCGCACCTCGTAGCGATAAAACCCTCCACAGAAATGGGGCAAACAGCGGCTACTGCAGCTTCACAGACTCACAGTTTCACTTTGGATCCCAGTTTTGGCCTGAAAACTCTCAAGGCCTTTCTCAAGACATGAGTTTGTCATCCAGGACCTCCCAACAAAGTTCACAAGAGGTGAGGTTTGTCAGCTTTACTTTACCATTTGGAGCTTTATTTTGAGTGCTCATATCTATGGAAAAACTGTTCTTGTTAGTAACGTTATACATGGTAACATTCAAGTGTTTTCCACATTATTATGACACTCTTTCGCCAAAGGGCCTGATGAGTGATGGCAGTGTAATTGGTTCTGTGACACATGTTCTCCTTTTGGTGGATAACACATAGCATAATATGTAAAACTTGACTCAATGCATATGACCATGAGTGTATGTAGTTTTGTCTATCATTTCTCAGATTATGTGAATAATACTTATGTCTAATCTCAACAGCTCTtaaactctttttatttttttttatttagggaAGTGATCCAAAGTTTTTAAGCAATTATCACACTAAACCTTTCCTGTTTGGAGAATTAAAGGACAAGTGCAAAGCTTTTGGAATACTGGATAAATTTGAAGACGAGAAGAAAAGGGCAAAAGAGAAAACTGATAGGTTTGGCTTAAACATTCTCCTGACTTTGAATGTATACTTGTGCATTACATAAAAAGATAAAGTTGGGCTAATCACTCCTGACATTTTTATATCTGTCTTTTGCTTTTATCAGTGATGTGTTAGCCAAAGAGTGTATTCATTTTCGAGAAGCACTCAACAATGTAAGTGATAAGCATCTATTCTGTTGCTTTTTTGATTACAAATGATTGATGATGATTATTTTAGATTCATGAAAATACTGCGCTGTTTTTCAGATCCAACAACTGGTGGCTAGCACAGAGAGAAACACTGCTGTGTATCAACCGGTGCTTACAAAATTTGACAACTTTGTCTCAACATGTAAGTCTTTTAATCtagtcaaatgtgtttttgttggaaTGATTTAACTTTACCCTCTGCATTCTGAAGATCTAGATAAGTATGGAACAACATTTATTATTGCCTGTAGAGGATGCCGTTGTCACAATTTCTGAACATTGGATACCCATTATTTCCTTTAATTTTTTACATACggtactttttttaatgttattgacCGTGACTCTTTATTTGTTATACAAGCaaatatctatctatccatctttcttttttttttgttcattcatcCTAGTGCAAAATCATTTTAGCAGTCTTCAGGGTGATATTTCCCTGCAGATTGAGACTTTATTCACTACGGTGAACTCTCAAAAAGAGATGATAACAGGATTGGAGGAGACTGCGCAAAAGGTGAATAGTATGTATCGTTTGGAAAGCATTGCTTTAGTTTCAGTCGGAAGAAAGTTGATTGTGATGGTTTGAACTTGtgtattattttatcattttagaATTGGGAGACCACAGCAGAACTCAGTTCAAATTTGCAAAGCTTGAAGAATAGTCTTCAAAGTCTGAGAGAGGAGCACGAGAGCGAACGAAACATGCTTGAACAGGTCCTGAAGCTGCTCAGCACATTAGTCTCAGAGCACTCAGCAAAACGCAGCCCAAAGAGAGTGACGGACAAGGCCATCCAGACGTCaccagagctgcagcagcagtccTCCACCATCCTGCAAGAGAACAAGCTCGAAGGTACGCACTCTAGACGCATGTCACACAACACTGAACACAATAAGGCAGAAGTTCCCCATCAGGCCCCCAGATACACAGCCAAAAGGAAATACTCTCTTCGGAGCCATAAGAAACGCAAAAAGAGACCGTTGGTGCTCTCACAAAGGAGTAGGTGCACTAACACGAATGAAAACCGCGACCCTCTCAAGAGCTGCGACAGTCGAAAAAATGTCTCAACATCTTTCGATGAGCGGCAGGATCCGAGCGCGGTAACCAGCGCGGAGAGTGACAACCCAGACTGTCATCAACTTTCAAACTCGGAGATAGAATCCATAGCGGGGGGGTGTTTCATAACCCCTTTCAGCTGCTGGTCTCAGGACAGCAACAGCTCCGCGTGCCCTGCAGGTTTTGACCCAATTTTAGAGAAGATCTCATCGGAGTCCAAGAGAAGCATCCCAGTGACACCGGAAGGCCTCTGGCAGTTGTTTGATTTGGATTTTGATTGAGGCCTTTAGTGTGAACTGTCTGTATTCTTATGTTTAGAGTAATAGCCAGAAGTTTCGTTTGTGATTTTTAATGATAAGTTATGGCCTATTTTGGTTGTTGAGTCATTCAGTTCTTGTTATTGAGgtaatttaaaaatacaaaacatttaataatataatattttatatattctgTACTTGTACTATAGACATGAGGAAAAAACGTTGTGCTTGTTTTCAAATAAACACCCATGCTCCATAAATATTAAGGTGCATTTTTATTGGCAGAAAACATGTTATATTTTATAACAATTTAATGAATATTCAACTTTTAAATAGTCAATTTATCTTATTCTTTATACGTTTTTACCCTGCAGTAgatcattcaaatattttaccaGCATCTTTGATTTGTATGAAAGTTTGTTTTAGCACTTGATTGTATTAGTtaaattattgttgtttttctactaTATGAAATATCAACAAATGCagtgtttgttttgaaaagctCAACAGTATCTTTGCGAAACATTTATGCCAATTCATTTAAGCAATCAACTAATTGTTGTCGCTCTATTCTAACTGGTGTAATGTCTAGttaatgtcaaaagaaatcattttatatgtttatgtgtcacacgGTAACAGGATTCTCACGATCAATCACAGCAGATGTTTAAGATTTAAAATAGCCTGTTTTCAGCCATCGCAACAACGTGCAAAGCACTCACCGCAGATCCGCTT
Encoded here:
- the LOC119194285 gene encoding interactor of HORMAD1 protein 1; amino-acid sequence: MNHTRNIKEMLGIPTGSSDKTLHRNGANSGYCSFTDSQFHFGSQFWPENSQGLSQDMSLSSRTSQQSSQEGSDPKFLSNYHTKPFLFGELKDKCKAFGILDKFEDEKKRAKEKTDSDVLAKECIHFREALNNIQQLVASTERNTAVYQPVLTKFDNFVSTLQNHFSSLQGDISLQIETLFTTVNSQKEMITGLEETAQKNWETTAELSSNLQSLKNSLQSLREEHESERNMLEQVLKLLSTLVSEHSAKRSPKRVTDKAIQTSPELQQQSSTILQENKLEGFDPILEKISSESKRSIPVTPEGLWQLFDLDFD